One region of Sulfurisphaera ohwakuensis genomic DNA includes:
- a CDS encoding 50S ribosomal protein L44e encodes MKVPKVITTYCPKCKTHTEHSVSLYKGGKRRTLSEGQRRYDRKNLGYGSKRKPEQKRFAKTTKKQTLVLKCQKCGYTIMREGLRMKKIELVEVVK; translated from the coding sequence ATGAAAGTTCCCAAAGTTATAACTACATATTGCCCCAAATGCAAAACTCACACTGAACATTCTGTATCCTTATATAAAGGTGGTAAGAGAAGGACTCTCTCAGAAGGACAACGAAGATATGACAGAAAGAATCTAGGTTATGGAAGCAAAAGAAAACCAGAGCAAAAGAGATTCGCTAAAACAACAAAGAAACAAACACTAGTATTAAAATGTCAAAAATGCGGATATACTATAATGAGAGAAGGATTAAGAATGAAGAAAATTGAACTAGTTGAGGTGGTTAAATGA
- a CDS encoding fibronectin type III domain-containing protein, which translates to MKRHTLLALVLVILIFPTLSTAYIEFTTSINQAIPDSLVYATSAYYDGKIFLIGGENLYSTPVSSVYIYENGSWYLGPSLPFALASAGATVCNNTLYVVGGANSTSIFGGILKFTGNGWKVISDSMPIPVYGAIVFSYDYKIYVIGGMNYSGNSLVPPVNYIQVYNLKTNAWEIIGNAPLRLAYSAYYFNGSALFVVGGFTQSATLTSSVFVYYPENNTWISLPSLPGVEAGGVLGYYEGYLYLVGGLYYISGTYQLGEILYYYNGTWRNTNIQEQISTQFSTSVQIGNRLIILGGFGPGNIPSNAMQTVSIYLPPPKPQIASVASGNETITLKWYDINASGYYITYWSNFSQKVTINVGNVTSYTIKHLKDGITYYIQIIPYNSLGNGIPSDIVSATPSSVPNPPIIKVKIGNLNATLTWYDTFNGGYPIEGYYLYINGKGLNVGNVTSYVLTNLTAGELYTIELIAYNKIGNSSIATVSFIAASKANLTVTVYKKINGFLVSWNSTSKAKYILTVSKENVVLLNVSTTNTSYFVKVPFGVYNVSLEAINTAGITEYTFTLIYYIQPASPTVNWSITLNTILLNWSKVFGAEYYLIYNNGKLVTNTTNTTFTFNLTIGQNEIEVYAANAYYKSAPYIIHDIRNYIVVVNSTVISISVPQIKVVNGENTDAPLQTSNIDLKSAIIVIAVFVIALLMILVILRERSDNYW; encoded by the coding sequence ATGAAACGGCATACCCTTTTGGCTTTGGTTTTAGTAATATTGATTTTTCCTACGTTAAGTACGGCTTACATAGAATTTACCACTTCTATAAATCAAGCAATTCCAGACTCTCTGGTTTATGCTACATCAGCTTATTACGATGGTAAAATTTTCCTTATTGGCGGAGAAAATTTATATAGTACTCCCGTTAGCTCCGTCTACATTTATGAGAATGGGAGTTGGTATTTAGGTCCTAGTTTGCCTTTTGCATTAGCCTCAGCTGGTGCAACTGTATGTAATAATACTCTTTATGTAGTAGGTGGAGCTAACTCAACTTCCATATTTGGTGGTATTCTTAAGTTTACTGGAAATGGGTGGAAAGTAATAAGTGATTCCATGCCAATTCCGGTTTATGGTGCAATTGTCTTCTCCTATGATTATAAGATTTACGTTATAGGTGGTATGAATTACTCTGGTAATTCTTTAGTTCCCCCGGTAAATTATATTCAAGTATATAATTTGAAGACTAATGCCTGGGAAATTATTGGTAATGCTCCTTTGAGATTAGCATATTCTGCATACTATTTTAACGGTTCAGCTTTGTTCGTGGTTGGTGGATTTACCCAGTCAGCAACTCTAACTTCCTCAGTCTTTGTTTATTATCCAGAAAATAATACATGGATTTCACTTCCTTCATTACCTGGTGTTGAAGCTGGTGGAGTCTTGGGATATTATGAAGGGTATTTATACCTTGTCGGTGGGCTATATTATATTAGTGGTACATATCAGTTAGGAGAAATATTATATTATTATAATGGTACATGGCGAAATACTAACATTCAGGAGCAAATATCTACGCAATTTAGTACCAGTGTACAAATAGGGAATAGGTTAATTATTCTAGGTGGTTTTGGGCCGGGTAATATTCCTTCCAATGCAATGCAAACAGTTTCAATTTATCTTCCTCCGCCTAAACCCCAAATAGCATCAGTAGCGAGTGGAAATGAGACTATTACACTAAAATGGTATGATATTAATGCCTCTGGATATTATATAACTTATTGGTCAAACTTTTCTCAAAAAGTGACCATAAACGTGGGAAATGTGACTTCATATACTATTAAGCATTTAAAGGACGGCATAACGTATTATATCCAAATAATTCCATATAATTCTCTTGGAAATGGTATACCTTCAGATATTGTTTCTGCAACTCCATCTTCTGTCCCTAATCCACCAATTATTAAAGTGAAAATTGGCAACCTTAATGCTACTTTAACTTGGTATGATACGTTTAATGGAGGATATCCTATTGAGGGTTATTATCTTTACATAAATGGTAAAGGATTAAACGTGGGCAATGTTACATCTTATGTGCTTACCAATTTAACGGCTGGAGAGCTTTATACTATAGAGCTTATTGCGTACAATAAGATTGGAAATAGTAGTATTGCCACAGTTTCTTTTATAGCTGCATCAAAAGCTAATCTCACAGTAACAGTATATAAGAAAATAAATGGATTTCTAGTAAGTTGGAACTCTACTTCTAAGGCTAAATATATATTAACAGTAAGTAAAGAAAATGTTGTTTTGCTCAATGTAAGTACTACAAATACTTCGTATTTCGTTAAAGTTCCATTTGGTGTTTATAACGTATCCTTAGAGGCTATTAACACAGCTGGAATAACAGAATATACTTTCACTTTAATTTATTATATTCAACCAGCTTCGCCAACTGTTAACTGGTCTATTACGTTAAATACAATATTATTAAATTGGAGCAAAGTTTTTGGTGCTGAATACTATTTAATTTATAATAACGGTAAGCTGGTAACTAATACTACTAACACTACTTTTACATTTAATCTTACAATTGGACAGAATGAGATAGAAGTTTATGCGGCTAATGCTTACTATAAGTCTGCTCCTTACATTATACATGATATACGTAATTATATAGTTGTAGTTAATTCTACCGTTATTTCAATTTCTGTTCCTCAGATAAAAGTAGTAAATGGCGAAAATACAGATGCTCCTTTACAGACATCTAATATAGATTTAAAATCTGCCATAATTGTCATAGCTGTATTTGTTATAGCATTGTTAATGATTTTAGTAATATTGAGAGAAAGAAGTGATAATTATTGGTAA
- a CDS encoding TatD family hydrolase — protein sequence MYYDAHCHYSYLKKKYENFIIAAVSMDYSTSIETLSLKSPDILAGIGIHPWRVHEENLNKVLELVKKADFIGEVGLDYRYAKADKSIQLKYFEAFAEEASNQKKLINVHALDAWEEAFNILQKHNVKRAIFHWYTGPENLLKEIEGAGYFITVNPSVTFQKKHQNIVIKSPLDIILTESDGGYEYKGRLLEPVHIVEAIKEISKLKGTSEEEVNKIVERNFRKAFG from the coding sequence ATGTATTACGATGCTCATTGTCATTATTCTTATTTAAAGAAAAAATATGAAAACTTCATAATAGCAGCGGTTTCGATGGATTATTCTACATCTATAGAAACTCTTTCCTTAAAATCTCCAGATATTTTGGCTGGTATTGGAATACATCCATGGAGGGTTCATGAAGAGAATTTAAATAAGGTTTTAGAGTTAGTAAAAAAGGCTGATTTTATTGGGGAAGTAGGATTAGATTATAGATATGCTAAGGCTGATAAATCCATTCAATTAAAATATTTTGAGGCTTTTGCTGAAGAGGCTTCGAACCAGAAAAAACTTATTAACGTTCATGCCCTTGATGCATGGGAAGAGGCTTTCAATATTTTACAAAAACATAATGTTAAAAGAGCGATCTTTCACTGGTATACTGGCCCAGAAAATTTATTAAAAGAAATAGAAGGAGCTGGATATTTTATAACAGTAAATCCTTCAGTAACTTTTCAGAAAAAACATCAGAATATAGTTATTAAGTCACCTTTAGATATAATATTAACAGAAAGTGATGGAGGTTATGAGTATAAAGGCAGATTATTAGAGCCGGTCCATATAGTTGAAGCAATTAAAGAAATTTCTAAACTTAAAGGGACTTCTGAAGAAGAAGTTAATAAGATTGTAGAAAGAAACTTTAGAAAAGCATTTGGGTAA
- a CDS encoding 30S ribosomal protein S27e translates to MKAKFKVLIPEPKSKFLRIKCPNCGNEQTVFSHATFPVRCLSCGTQLVYPRGGKAKIVGETVRILG, encoded by the coding sequence ATGAAGGCAAAATTCAAAGTTTTAATCCCAGAACCTAAAAGCAAATTTCTTAGAATTAAATGCCCTAACTGTGGAAACGAACAAACAGTGTTTAGCCATGCAACTTTCCCAGTGAGATGCTTGTCTTGTGGTACACAACTTGTATATCCTAGGGGCGGTAAGGCTAAAATAGTCGGTGAAACAGTTAGAATACTAGGTTAA
- the pcn3 gene encoding DNA polymerase sliding clamp Pcn3, with protein sequence MRVKVIDADAFSYIFRTLEEFIDEITLDFTSDGLKIRGIDPSRVTFIDILIPSGYFEEYNVEKEEKVGVKLEDFTDVLKTVTKNDSLYLETDENQNIKVTLDGAYERTFTFPSIVASEIETPNLNLEFPFKAKALTVTFTDIIDEIEDIGGDSITFKAEGGKLYLSANSDMGSSTIELSTENGGLLESEGGDAESVYGLEYVVNTSKMRKPSDTVEIAFGSQIPLKLRYNLPQGGYADFYIAPRAE encoded by the coding sequence ATGAGAGTTAAAGTTATTGACGCAGATGCTTTTTCATATATTTTCAGAACGTTAGAGGAATTCATAGATGAAATAACACTTGATTTTACCTCAGATGGACTAAAAATTAGGGGTATTGATCCTTCTAGGGTTACATTTATTGATATTTTAATTCCTTCCGGTTATTTTGAGGAATATAATGTAGAGAAGGAAGAAAAAGTAGGAGTAAAATTAGAGGATTTTACTGATGTATTAAAGACTGTTACAAAGAACGATAGCTTGTACTTAGAAACAGATGAAAATCAAAACATAAAAGTTACTCTTGATGGTGCATATGAAAGAACATTTACTTTTCCATCAATAGTTGCTTCTGAGATAGAAACTCCAAATCTAAACCTAGAATTTCCATTTAAGGCAAAGGCTCTTACAGTCACATTTACGGATATAATAGATGAAATAGAAGATATAGGCGGAGACTCAATTACATTTAAAGCTGAAGGAGGAAAACTATACCTTTCTGCAAATTCAGATATGGGATCTTCTACTATAGAATTGTCAACAGAGAATGGAGGCCTTTTAGAAAGCGAAGGAGGAGATGCAGAGAGTGTATATGGACTTGAGTATGTAGTAAATACGTCAAAAATGAGAAAACCTTCAGATACTGTTGAGATAGCCTTTGGATCGCAAATACCATTGAAACTAAGATATAACTTACCTCAAGGGGGGTATGCAGATTTCTACATTGCACCAAGAGCAGAATAA
- a CDS encoding STT3 domain-containing protein — translation MQSTTKVIPKFDKFKFLDVAVISGLVIVSILIRIVNILAFPQSVNEFDPWYLFYNALLIAQSGGNWYAVPPDVHGWFPWGYFIELGNTIGLPWLVSLFSLPFYGQFGFNAVYTVAVLSDILLDGLGVVAAFLAIDVITENRIGAYIAAAIVAVSPSLTYKNLLGGLPKTSWGAVFVLFSIYFVTLAIKRKNPLYGIPAGIMIFLANITWGGYTYIDLSLAIAAFLLVLLNKNDEITAKTLTILAITSAFLTSLAPNNIGFMSGLAHGLSLLVIPLFLYIELYIRQIIPKEILDSKNIIIGAAIVFILALGILGLAALGKSPIPSRYYAIVNPFFQFSVPIDRTVAEYIPQPVTAMIQDFGISLFLSIIGMYFVITRRAQLPGLWLLILGVASIYGTSEQPYLFNYTAYIVAALAGLGVAEIANRFAESKSRGVRIAPLIMLGIIGISLLADAGISMEISYEPTAIYNAATSFLTTNYAWISALDWINHNTPKNAFILSWWDYGYWIEVVGNRSVIDENNTLNGTQIKLMAEMFLNNETFAVNVLENDFHIYPYGSPNYNIPVYIVAYDAVTQYISSSGQSVWFIGYPTNFPGEFIGYTTSLGDIAKAMGAMTTIAGYNMYSYVNFTYVNETASTLAEAGQTQLASIVANSLPMAWTPKAYNSLIVNMFIEGVQALNQGPVQAPFSISLSQLSSAFGGNATLINPSGILPNVVLPYFRPVYISLYPVTAEPAVGGEAIVYIIVVVYQFVEPNVILPLTIQENGTTITT, via the coding sequence ATGCAGTCAACTACTAAGGTTATTCCTAAATTTGATAAATTTAAGTTTCTTGATGTTGCTGTTATAAGTGGTCTAGTTATAGTATCGATTTTAATAAGAATAGTAAATATACTTGCCTTTCCCCAGAGTGTAAATGAGTTTGATCCTTGGTATCTTTTTTACAATGCACTTTTAATTGCACAAAGTGGTGGAAACTGGTACGCTGTACCACCAGATGTTCATGGTTGGTTCCCATGGGGTTATTTTATAGAACTTGGAAATACCATCGGATTACCATGGTTAGTCTCCTTGTTTTCATTGCCTTTTTATGGGCAATTTGGTTTTAATGCAGTGTATACAGTTGCAGTTCTCTCTGATATACTTTTAGATGGTTTAGGAGTAGTTGCTGCTTTTTTAGCTATTGATGTAATTACTGAGAATAGGATTGGCGCATATATTGCAGCTGCTATAGTTGCAGTTTCTCCATCACTTACATACAAGAACTTACTAGGTGGATTGCCAAAAACTTCATGGGGAGCAGTATTTGTACTCTTTTCAATATATTTCGTTACTCTTGCTATTAAGAGAAAGAACCCTCTTTATGGTATTCCAGCAGGTATAATGATATTTTTAGCTAATATTACATGGGGAGGGTATACTTATATTGACTTAAGTCTCGCGATTGCTGCTTTCCTCTTAGTGTTGCTTAACAAAAATGATGAGATTACTGCAAAGACCTTAACTATATTAGCTATAACTTCGGCTTTTCTTACGTCATTAGCTCCAAATAATATTGGTTTTATGTCCGGGTTAGCTCACGGTTTGTCACTCCTTGTAATTCCACTGTTCCTTTACATAGAGCTCTACATTAGACAAATTATTCCTAAAGAAATATTAGATTCAAAGAACATAATAATCGGTGCTGCAATAGTATTTATTCTAGCATTAGGAATTTTAGGATTAGCCGCTTTAGGAAAATCTCCAATACCATCAAGATATTATGCAATAGTTAATCCATTCTTCCAATTTTCAGTACCTATAGATAGGACAGTAGCTGAATATATTCCTCAACCTGTAACAGCAATGATCCAGGATTTCGGAATATCATTATTTCTCTCAATTATAGGAATGTACTTTGTAATTACTAGAAGAGCTCAATTACCTGGTTTATGGCTCTTAATTTTAGGTGTTGCAAGTATTTATGGAACATCAGAGCAACCATACCTGTTTAATTATACTGCATATATTGTTGCTGCATTAGCTGGTTTAGGTGTTGCTGAGATTGCAAACAGATTTGCAGAAAGCAAATCTAGGGGTGTAAGAATAGCACCACTAATCATGTTAGGAATAATTGGTATATCTTTATTAGCTGATGCTGGAATATCAATGGAAATTAGCTATGAACCTACAGCTATCTATAATGCAGCAACTTCATTTTTAACTACTAATTATGCATGGATATCAGCGCTAGACTGGATAAATCATAATACACCAAAGAATGCGTTTATACTAAGCTGGTGGGACTATGGATATTGGATTGAAGTTGTGGGTAATCGGAGCGTTATTGATGAGAATAATACACTTAACGGTACTCAAATTAAGCTTATGGCGGAAATGTTCCTAAATAATGAGACTTTTGCTGTTAACGTTTTAGAAAACGATTTTCATATATATCCTTATGGTAGTCCTAACTATAATATTCCAGTTTATATTGTCGCTTATGATGCTGTGACACAATACATTTCAAGTTCTGGGCAATCAGTATGGTTTATTGGTTATCCAACAAACTTCCCGGGAGAATTTATAGGTTATACTACAAGTCTAGGTGATATTGCTAAAGCAATGGGTGCAATGACAACTATAGCTGGTTATAATATGTATAGTTATGTTAACTTCACTTATGTTAATGAGACAGCCTCAACTTTAGCCGAGGCAGGACAAACTCAGTTAGCTTCAATAGTTGCTAACTCATTACCAATGGCCTGGACACCCAAAGCATATAATTCATTGATAGTTAACATGTTTATTGAAGGAGTTCAAGCATTAAATCAAGGTCCGGTTCAAGCTCCATTTTCAATATCATTAAGCCAGTTATCTTCAGCGTTTGGTGGTAATGCTACTTTGATTAATCCTAGTGGTATTTTGCCAAATGTCGTTTTACCCTACTTTAGACCAGTATATATTTCACTATATCCAGTTACTGCTGAGCCTGCAGTAGGCGGGGAAGCAATAGTATATATTATTGTTGTAGTTTATCAATTTGTAGAACCAAACGTTATTCTACCCTTAACAATTCAAGAAAATGGGACTACAATAACTACTTAA
- a CDS encoding translation initiation factor IF-2 subunit alpha encodes MIYNKNPIPTEGEILIATVKQVFDYGSYVTLDEYGNLQAFLPWSEISSRWVKNIRDVIKEGRKIVVKVIRVDKRKGTIDVSLKKVTEDEKRKKMSQWKKIQKVDKILEIVSQKINKTEKEGWEQVAWKLEDKYGDAYDALVKAVKEGDSILKNAGVPEIWIKPLMEEIGKHIEEKRVKISEVITLRSSDPAGIEKIRKVLGAAVEIAENADVDIKIYTIGAPRYRIDIIGTDPKILSKVMTEILDNIREISKEEKVEFNVVRK; translated from the coding sequence ATGATTTATAATAAAAACCCTATTCCAACTGAAGGAGAAATTTTAATTGCAACTGTAAAACAAGTTTTTGATTATGGTAGTTATGTAACTCTGGATGAATATGGAAATCTTCAAGCCTTCTTGCCTTGGAGTGAAATTAGTAGTAGATGGGTAAAGAACATTCGTGATGTGATAAAAGAAGGCAGAAAGATAGTTGTGAAAGTAATTAGAGTGGATAAAAGAAAAGGAACTATAGATGTATCTTTGAAGAAAGTTACAGAAGATGAAAAAAGAAAGAAAATGTCACAGTGGAAGAAAATACAAAAAGTTGATAAAATTCTAGAGATAGTTTCTCAAAAAATAAATAAGACAGAAAAGGAAGGATGGGAACAAGTAGCATGGAAACTTGAAGATAAGTATGGCGATGCATATGATGCTCTAGTTAAGGCAGTTAAAGAGGGGGATTCAATACTTAAAAACGCTGGCGTACCAGAAATTTGGATTAAACCTCTAATGGAAGAAATTGGGAAACACATAGAAGAAAAAAGAGTTAAAATAAGTGAAGTAATTACTCTAAGAAGCAGTGATCCAGCTGGAATTGAAAAAATAAGAAAAGTTTTAGGGGCGGCAGTTGAAATAGCTGAAAATGCTGATGTTGATATAAAAATTTACACTATTGGTGCTCCTAGATATAGGATAGATATAATAGGTACAGATCCGAAAATTCTCTCTAAAGTAATGACCGAAATATTAGATAATATAAGAGAAATAAGTAAAGAGGAAAAAGTAGAATTTAATGTGGTAAGAAAATGA
- a CDS encoding RNA-protein complex protein Nop10, whose amino-acid sequence MKWKIKKCPKDGTYTLKDICPICGTPTIIPHPARFSPIDKYVKYRIELKKGIKLNC is encoded by the coding sequence ATGAAATGGAAAATAAAAAAATGTCCTAAAGACGGTACATATACTTTAAAAGATATATGCCCTATTTGTGGTACTCCTACAATTATTCCCCATCCAGCTAGATTTTCCCCAATAGATAAATATGTAAAATATAGAATAGAATTAAAAAAAGGTATAAAATTAAATTGTTAA
- a CDS encoding MFS transporter, whose protein sequence is MEKWVHATIASTFAWAGNIYDLLIITYVYEELYKCFDASTVIGTLLFSLGLIFRVIGGYVFGKFADIYGRKVVLNLGTAGYSLSQLLLALSPNVFILLLARSLQGLFMGAQWTAGTVIAYENAPVSMRGIINGIVQAGYGLGYALTGLVYIFFSTNWRMFLLTGAIPIFLVPYILAKVNDVKTFRKENIKAQANISGYLSVIIRSTIVISGMFFSYYSIFAVYPEFLESIQISKDYVGFLMFLSNVLLAVSFIAFGRASDKFSKRKLIMYGVIGEMIGLPFMLAVIEQPSFITFGLLLYTIATGFWPLAPLLIVESVPIEVRGMLTGLTYNLGSIIGGIGSIIMGALVNSFGIVSAGKWGLIMGYASLAIVFLTLATWKSSNVLSRVQRSNI, encoded by the coding sequence ATGGAAAAATGGGTTCATGCAACAATCGCTTCTACATTTGCATGGGCCGGTAATATTTATGATCTCCTTATTATTACTTATGTTTATGAAGAATTGTATAAGTGTTTTGATGCATCAACAGTTATCGGTACGTTACTTTTTTCCTTAGGTTTAATTTTTAGAGTAATAGGCGGTTATGTATTCGGCAAGTTTGCAGATATTTATGGAAGGAAAGTGGTTTTAAATTTAGGTACTGCAGGATACTCTTTGTCTCAGCTTTTATTAGCATTATCTCCTAATGTTTTCATACTTTTATTAGCTAGAAGTCTTCAAGGACTCTTCATGGGTGCTCAATGGACTGCTGGTACTGTTATTGCTTATGAAAATGCACCAGTCTCTATGAGGGGAATAATAAATGGAATAGTTCAAGCCGGTTATGGGCTGGGTTATGCCTTAACAGGACTTGTTTATATTTTCTTTTCTACTAATTGGAGGATGTTTCTTTTAACTGGTGCGATACCGATTTTTCTAGTTCCTTATATTCTAGCTAAGGTTAATGATGTAAAAACATTTAGAAAAGAAAATATAAAGGCTCAAGCTAATATTTCTGGCTACCTGTCAGTTATAATAAGGAGCACTATTGTTATTTCTGGAATGTTTTTCTCTTATTATTCAATTTTTGCAGTATATCCAGAATTTCTTGAAAGTATCCAAATAAGCAAAGATTATGTAGGCTTTTTAATGTTCTTATCTAACGTTTTGTTAGCGGTCTCTTTTATAGCATTTGGTAGGGCTTCAGACAAATTTAGTAAGAGGAAGTTAATAATGTATGGTGTTATTGGCGAGATGATAGGTTTACCGTTTATGTTGGCTGTGATTGAGCAGCCTAGCTTTATTACGTTCGGTTTACTTTTATATACTATTGCTACCGGTTTTTGGCCATTAGCACCATTACTAATCGTAGAATCCGTACCTATAGAGGTCAGAGGTATGTTAACCGGTTTAACATATAACTTAGGAAGTATAATAGGTGGCATAGGTAGTATTATTATGGGTGCATTAGTTAATTCTTTTGGCATAGTTTCAGCTGGTAAATGGGGACTAATTATGGGTTATGCTTCCTTAGCTATTGTTTTCTTAACTCTAGCAACATGGAAAAGCAGTAATGTCTTGTCACGTGTTCAGAGAAGTAATATTTAG
- the priS gene encoding DNA primase small subunit PriS, producing the protein MQISTLHQEQNKIIKILFSEYYEKAELDLPNDMELREFAYQPFDSETYVRHLSFSSPQELRQYILQNVPLHLYYSSARYQLPSAKEMDEKGWLGSDLLFDLDADEICEVKVRRFCPQDGYETLASNCNGESPIEYAEITTECIMKVFEKALLIKDILKEDFGLNARIFFSGNRGFHLRVTCYEDCALLDPDDRKEIAEYFTSPKPPVIYEGNPGWSGRIAKGIEGINIDTQVTIDIRRLVRIPGSLNGKAGLMVVEIKNDKFEYGEWLSPFGGDCVFLPYVSAELTVFNYKYTVKRNYPIKIDTRIGVYLALKGLGKVKAYVR; encoded by the coding sequence ATGCAGATTTCTACATTGCACCAAGAGCAGAATAAGATAATTAAGATTCTTTTTTCAGAATATTATGAGAAAGCTGAGTTAGATTTACCAAATGATATGGAACTAAGAGAATTTGCATATCAGCCCTTTGATTCTGAAACATATGTAAGACACTTATCCTTTTCATCACCACAGGAGTTAAGGCAGTATATACTTCAAAACGTACCATTACATCTATATTACTCTTCAGCAAGATATCAATTACCTTCAGCAAAAGAAATGGATGAAAAAGGATGGTTAGGCTCAGATTTACTTTTCGATTTAGATGCTGATGAAATATGTGAAGTTAAAGTAAGAAGATTTTGCCCTCAAGATGGATATGAGACTCTAGCTTCTAATTGTAACGGAGAATCTCCAATTGAGTATGCTGAAATAACTACTGAATGCATTATGAAAGTTTTTGAAAAAGCTCTCCTTATTAAAGATATTCTTAAGGAAGATTTTGGACTTAATGCACGAATATTCTTTTCTGGAAATAGAGGGTTTCATCTTAGAGTTACTTGTTACGAAGACTGTGCATTGCTTGACCCAGACGATAGGAAAGAAATAGCTGAGTATTTCACATCTCCAAAACCCCCAGTTATATATGAAGGAAATCCAGGTTGGTCTGGAAGAATAGCAAAAGGAATAGAAGGTATTAATATTGATACTCAAGTTACTATTGACATTAGAAGACTAGTTAGAATCCCTGGTTCATTAAATGGAAAAGCTGGATTAATGGTTGTGGAAATAAAAAATGACAAATTTGAATACGGTGAATGGCTATCCCCATTTGGTGGTGATTGTGTATTTTTACCATATGTTTCGGCAGAGCTAACAGTATTTAACTATAAGTATACAGTTAAGAGAAATTATCCAATAAAAATTGATACAAGGATAGGAGTATATTTAGCATTAAAAGGATTAGGAAAGGTGAAAGCATATGTTAGATGA